CCCTTTTATATATAAATTTATATAATATTAATTTCATAGAATTACATGCAAATCTAAAAGTGGTACTGCCAGATTGCAAGAAAAATAGCAGCGTAAATTTTTTACTAGGTTATTTCCAAGTGCCAGGGGGAGTTTAATTGATTAACAATACATTAATACAAGAGTTGATCCATGAAATAGTCAACGAAGAGGAGGGTGTGCCAGTAGTTGAGTGTCTGATGAGGGGTAGTATAACTGATGAGGAGATAGCCGAGAAAACCAGCCTAAAATTGAACACAGTCCGCCGAATATTGTATAAACTTTATGATGCTGGGATAGCAAGTTACAAAAGGAGTAAGGACCCCGAAACTCAATGGTACACTTACACGTGGAAATTCGAATCAGAGAAGCTCGAGAAGATAATGAAGAAAAGAAACCGTGAGATTGTAGAAAACCTGAAAGAACTCTTAGCATTCGAAGAAAATAACATGTTCTTCGCATGCAAAAACGGCCATTACAGGTACACCTTTGATGAAGCTGCTGAAAACAATTTCAGATGCCCAGAATGCCATGAGAAACTTGAATACATGGATAATTCAGAGATAATACAAGAAATCAAAGAAGAACTGAGACTATATGAAAATAATGGTTCAGAAGTACCCTTCAACTTCAGATCTTATTCTTAAAAGGAATTTTTAGGTGACTTTTTGAGCATCCGCCTACTTAAAGAAGTTGGCTGTCCCCAGTGGGTTATAAACCATTCTAAAAAAGTGGCTGAAAAGGCGCTTGAAATATCCAAGAATTTTAAAGTTGACAGAAAATTAATCAAAGAAGCCGCCCTTTTACACGACATAGGAAGATGCAAGACTAACAACATCCAACATGGGATAATAGGGGCTAAAATCCTCAAAGAAAGAGGATACCCTAAGAGTATAATAAAGATAGTTGAAAGGCATATAGGGGCTGGCATACCAAAGGATGAGGCAATATTATTAGGCTTACCCCCGAAGGATTATATTCCAGTCACCCTAGAAGAAAAGATAGTTGCACATGCTGATAACCTTATAAATGGGGAAAAGGAAGTAGACATATCATTTGTATTGAAAAAATGGGAAAAAAAGTTAGGAAAAAATCATCCCGCAATAGAAAGGCTTAAAAAATTGCACAGAGAACTCGAACTTTAAATTCTCTCCGATCGGGGGGGTGAAATTGTCAAATAAGGATTGTCTTTGCCCAAAATGCCCAAGTTACCCCTTCCATGGAGAATCATTATATTGCCTAGAGGGTAACAGCCGATTTGAGGTGCATGAGAGGGGATGCCTCTGCTCCTCATGCCCAGTATACTATGAGAAAAAATTAGAAGGCCTTTATTTCTGTAATAAAGATCTTATAGGTGATGAGCGCATTTTCATGCGTCGGAGAAAAAAAGGTGAAGACCCAGGAGACTATGAAAAAATTATCCAGATAAAAATAATGTCAAAGGGAAAAAACGTTATAGGTTCAATGGGCTCGCCAAAAAAACCACCATACACATTCGATGACATAAATTTCATACCAGCACAAATCCACAGAATGCCATTAAATGGGGATGCAAAGGTCAACACAAAAGTTACAATTGGTCCAAAGGCCAAAAAACCGCTTAAAGTCAATTCACCCATTATAATAAGTGGGATGAGCTATGGTGCAATATCAGAAAAGGCCAAAAAAGCCATTGCACTTGCAGCTAAAAAACTAGGGATAGCCTATAATTCAGGTGAAGGGGGAGTACTACAATATGAATTAAAAGTTGCATCATCCCAGCTCATTCTACAATATTCAACCGGAAGGTTCGGATTAAACGAAGATATTATAAAAAAGGCCGCTGCCATAGAAATAAGATTTGGCCAGGGAGCCTATCCTGGTAAAGGAAGTTACCTACCCCCTGAAAAGATAAGTTCGGACGTTGCGCGGATAAGGGGGATAAAAAAGGGTGAAGGAGCGTATTCACCAGCTCGTCATCCTGATATAAAAAATGTCAAAGAACTAGGAGAGAAGATTGAATGGCTCCGTGAAATTAACCCCAGCGCCCCGATTGGGGCTAAAATAGGATGTGGAGACATAGAAAAGGATATTAGGTTACTAATTGATTGTGGTGTTGATTTCATAAGTATTGACGGATTTGGTGGGGGTACTAGCACAGCTTTCACGCATATAAGGGATAATGTGGGATTTCCTCTCATCAGCGCGCTTCCAAGAGCGGCTCAGATAATCAAAGAAGAAGAAAAAAGGGGAGAAGTTTCCCTTATAGCTGGTGGCGGTATTAGAACTTCAGCTGACATGGCAAAATGTTTAGCATTGGGTGCTGACGCCATCTATATCGGTACCGCAGCCCTCATAGCCCTCAACTGTGAACAACACCGTCTATGTCATACTGGAATGTGCCCTACCGGCATCACGACACATGATCCCCATTTAATGAAACAGTTTGACCTTGAAAAGGCAACCAAGAGGCTGGAAAACTTTATAAAGGTTGCTACTGGTGAGATTGCAGATTTCGCAAGGGTAACTGGTAAAGACGATATTAGATTGTTAGATGATTCTGATATATTTTCCTTTAAGAAGGGACTTGCAGAGCTTGCCGGTATAAAATGGTTGGATGGTTCAATACCTGGGGGTTCATAGAGTGATAAGGGTGCAATGTTCCATTGAAGAATCTCTCTATCGTCCCGAGGCCGTCCGTTGGCGGGAGAGGATGAAACTCCTCAAACCTACTGGGAAGGCAGTGGTAATATTACCTTGTAGTATGAAAAAACCCTATTCAACTTCTAGGTCTCATCAGATATTCAGGAAAGTTACTCGTAGAATCCAGGAAGTGATATTAACATCACCATTTGCTATCTGTCCAAGGGAGATGGAAAATACGTATCCTATTTCATCCTATGATGTTTCAACAACAGGTAAATGGTCATGGGAAGAAAAAAAGGTTACAGGAGAAGTTTTAAGGGATTATGTCAGGGATAAGGATGTTATAGCTCATGTAACAGGTGGTTACAGGGAAGTCTGCGAGGAGTATCTTGATGAATGTAAGTTCACTTGCCTTAACGATAAACCAACATCCAAAAAATCCATGGAAAACCTTAAAAAAAGTATAAGAGGTTATAAAAAAATACCTCAACGTATAAAACTTTTAAACGGGTTAAAATCCATCGCAAAATATCAATTTGGCGAAAAAGGAGCCAATCTAATACCCGAAGATTTTAAAATAAAAGGAAGATATAACAAAATGATCCTAGACAAAGATAATAACCATCTTCACACTTTAATGATGGACAGGGGATTATATGTGCCCACGCTTCATGGAGGGCGCCTACTAGCAGATTTAAAGATTAACTGGGTTGAAATAGATTTCAAATTAGAGTCAAACACCCTATTCGCGCCAGGAGTGGTGGACGCGGATCCTAGTATAATCCCAGGGGATGAAGTTATAATAACACGGAAGGATGAACTCGTCGGAGTCGGTAAAGCCATCCTAAACGGAGAAGAGATGATAAAAGCAGAATATGGGGTGGCCGTTAAAGTACGTCACAGAACCAAATAATAAACTATTTAAATGCTAAACTAGGATAAAGATTAGAAAAAATCAAACTTTTATCATCAAATCATAATTAGAGGTAATATAATGGCAGATGATCTCGTGGAGAAAATAAAGAAAGCTTTAGCAAAGGTTACAGACCCACACATGGGTATAAGTATAATGGACATGGGACTTGTTGAGAACATTGAAATAGAACAGAGAGACCAGACAATAGCAAAGATAACCATAAGACCAACCAACCCAGGTTGCATGAGCGCAGCTAGAATGGCCATGGATGCAAAAAACATAGTAGAAGAAGTTGAGGGGATCGACAGGGCCGAGATTATCATAGCAGGACATCTAATGGCAGATGCAATCACAGAAATGGTAAACAAGTTATAAATGCCAAGGAGAAAAGACCTCATAAGCGTGGTTGGAGTACCAGGAGTGGGTAAAACCAGCCTATGTAAAAAATTATCAGAGAAGGTAGACTATCCCCACATAAACTATGGAGATCTCATGTTAAAGATTGCAAGGAAAAAGAACCTCGCAGAGACAGAAGATGAACTATTCTCACTCCCAATACAGATACAATACCAAATATGGAAAGAAGCTGCACTTCAAATAAAAAAGCAAAAAAAAGCCCTAATAGACTTACATGGCCTTGACCAATCACCCATAGGATACATATTATCACTACCCGTTAAAATCATAAAACCGTCCCTCATAATACTTATAGAATCCCCCCCAGAACTTATACTATTGAGAAGAAAACTTGACGCGAAAAAGAGGATAAAAGATACAATAAAAACTTTAAGTGAACACATAGAAATGCTAAGGATATCAATGATGATATCCTCTGCCATGATAGGATGCACACTATACATAATCCAAAACATAGATTTTAAAGAAACAATAAATGAGATGAAAAAGCTATTAATACTCCATCAACGCATTTCATAGTAAAAGATTTATAAGACTAGAATGCAAAAAAGTCAAATTAACAGTGGGGGCCCGTGGCTCAGGTGGTTAGAGCGCACGGCTGATAACCGTGAGGTCCTGGGTTCAAATCCCAGCGGGCCCATCCCTTGTAAATTTCACAAACTCTTTCAATTTTTTTAAGGCCGCTCCTGATTTGACATATTCCTTGCTTATTTCCACAGCATCTTCAAAGTTTTTGGCTTTCCCTGCAAGATAAACGAGGGCAGCGGCATTCGCAAGAGTAATATTAAATCGCGTTTTATCCGCCTTTGAATCTCTTCTACCCTTTAAAACT
This DNA window, taken from Methanothermobacter tenebrarum, encodes the following:
- a CDS encoding adenylate kinase; this translates as MPRRKDLISVVGVPGVGKTSLCKKLSEKVDYPHINYGDLMLKIARKKNLAETEDELFSLPIQIQYQIWKEAALQIKKQKKALIDLHGLDQSPIGYILSLPVKIIKPSLIILIESPPELILLRRKLDAKKRIKDTIKTLSEHIEMLRISMMISSAMIGCTLYIIQNIDFKETINEMKKLLILHQRIS
- the tfe gene encoding transcription factor E → MINNTLIQELIHEIVNEEEGVPVVECLMRGSITDEEIAEKTSLKLNTVRRILYKLYDAGIASYKRSKDPETQWYTYTWKFESEKLEKIMKKRNREIVENLKELLAFEENNMFFACKNGHYRYTFDEAAENNFRCPECHEKLEYMDNSEIIQEIKEELRLYENNGSEVPFNFRSYS
- a CDS encoding metal-sulfur cluster assembly factor, which encodes MADDLVEKIKKALAKVTDPHMGISIMDMGLVENIEIEQRDQTIAKITIRPTNPGCMSAARMAMDAKNIVEEVEGIDRAEIIIAGHLMADAITEMVNKL
- a CDS encoding DUF5591 domain-containing protein encodes the protein MRVQCSIEESLYRPEAVRWRERMKLLKPTGKAVVILPCSMKKPYSTSRSHQIFRKVTRRIQEVILTSPFAICPREMENTYPISSYDVSTTGKWSWEEKKVTGEVLRDYVRDKDVIAHVTGGYREVCEEYLDECKFTCLNDKPTSKKSMENLKKSIRGYKKIPQRIKLLNGLKSIAKYQFGEKGANLIPEDFKIKGRYNKMILDKDNNHLHTLMMDRGLYVPTLHGGRLLADLKINWVEIDFKLESNTLFAPGVVDADPSIIPGDEVIITRKDELVGVGKAILNGEEMIKAEYGVAVKVRHRTK
- a CDS encoding glutamate synthase-related protein gives rise to the protein MKLSNKDCLCPKCPSYPFHGESLYCLEGNSRFEVHERGCLCSSCPVYYEKKLEGLYFCNKDLIGDERIFMRRRKKGEDPGDYEKIIQIKIMSKGKNVIGSMGSPKKPPYTFDDINFIPAQIHRMPLNGDAKVNTKVTIGPKAKKPLKVNSPIIISGMSYGAISEKAKKAIALAAKKLGIAYNSGEGGVLQYELKVASSQLILQYSTGRFGLNEDIIKKAAAIEIRFGQGAYPGKGSYLPPEKISSDVARIRGIKKGEGAYSPARHPDIKNVKELGEKIEWLREINPSAPIGAKIGCGDIEKDIRLLIDCGVDFISIDGFGGGTSTAFTHIRDNVGFPLISALPRAAQIIKEEEKRGEVSLIAGGGIRTSADMAKCLALGADAIYIGTAALIALNCEQHRLCHTGMCPTGITTHDPHLMKQFDLEKATKRLENFIKVATGEIADFARVTGKDDIRLLDDSDIFSFKKGLAELAGIKWLDGSIPGGS
- a CDS encoding TIGR00295 family protein; translated protein: MSIRLLKEVGCPQWVINHSKKVAEKALEISKNFKVDRKLIKEAALLHDIGRCKTNNIQHGIIGAKILKERGYPKSIIKIVERHIGAGIPKDEAILLGLPPKDYIPVTLEEKIVAHADNLINGEKEVDISFVLKKWEKKLGKNHPAIERLKKLHRELEL